Proteins from a genomic interval of Deltaproteobacteria bacterium:
- a CDS encoding SUMF1/EgtB/PvdO family nonheme iron enzyme: TTGSLQVTSDPSGARWYLDGAYVGATPGDMSNVAAGSHKVTVKIDRYRDWEKTVTVNAGGRETVAAELTPVRKEAASGETWTEPATGMEFVRVSGDCYRMGQTDAEKRYLIKEVGEEKYKEWYSHELPRHEVCVDGFWMAKHEVTVDQFGKFVDAAGYKTEAERDGGCYAYEGEWKKKEGTSWRNPPTVQQQTNHAVVCVSWNDAKAFAKWLSRESGKDIRLPGEAEWEYAARAGTSTIWFWGDDPDRACRYVNAVDTAFKKTWDSSYYFDCDDRYVTTAPVGTYKSNPFGLYDMLGNVWEWCEDWYSSDAYSKYTRDNPIVDTGGSDRVIRGAGWSDDPRHVRCAVRSYSTPGFGSNYLGFRLLRTD; this comes from the coding sequence CACCACGGGGAGCCTCCAGGTGACCAGCGATCCTTCCGGAGCCCGGTGGTACCTGGACGGGGCCTACGTGGGCGCCACCCCCGGTGACATGAGCAACGTGGCCGCCGGGAGCCACAAGGTGACGGTCAAAATCGATCGATACCGGGATTGGGAGAAGACGGTCACCGTGAATGCGGGCGGCCGGGAGACGGTGGCGGCGGAATTGACTCCCGTCCGGAAAGAGGCCGCATCCGGTGAGACCTGGACGGAACCCGCTACGGGCATGGAGTTTGTCCGGGTGTCCGGCGACTGCTACCGGATGGGGCAGACGGACGCTGAAAAACGGTATTTGATCAAAGAAGTGGGCGAAGAGAAATACAAGGAGTGGTATAGCCACGAGTTGCCGCGACACGAGGTATGCGTGGACGGGTTCTGGATGGCCAAACACGAAGTGACGGTGGACCAGTTTGGGAAGTTCGTGGATGCCGCGGGTTATAAGACGGAAGCCGAGCGAGACGGCGGGTGCTATGCGTACGAAGGCGAATGGAAGAAGAAAGAGGGGACGAGTTGGCGGAATCCACCGACCGTGCAGCAGCAGACGAACCATGCCGTTGTGTGTGTTTCCTGGAACGACGCCAAGGCGTTCGCCAAATGGTTGAGCAGGGAGTCGGGCAAGGACATCCGGCTGCCCGGCGAGGCCGAGTGGGAGTACGCGGCGAGGGCGGGAACGAGCACGATTTGGTTCTGGGGGGATGATCCGGATAGGGCCTGCCGGTATGTGAACGCCGTGGACACGGCTTTCAAGAAGACCTGGGATTCCTCATACTACTTTGATTGCGATGACCGATACGTCACAACCGCCCCGGTCGGGACATATAAGTCCAACCCCTTCGGCCTATACGATATGCTTGGGAATGTCTGGGAATGGTGCGAGGACTGGTATTCGAGCGATGCCTATTCCAAGTACACGCGCGACAATCCCATAGTTGACACGGGCGGCTCCGACCGCGTGATCCGAGGGGCCGGCTGGTCCGACGACCCGAGGCACGTTCGGTGCGCCGTTCGCTCCTACAGCACGCCGGGCTTCGGGAGCAACTACCTCGGGTTCCGCCTCCTAAGGACGGATTAG